The following coding sequences lie in one Pontibacter sp. G13 genomic window:
- a CDS encoding methyltransferase domain-containing protein — MDWKSFWNQVAESSQDPNSQVARIGGHGSNQSGMLDRIVEHISEGLDLQPSDRLMDVCCGNGALTSRLAKRCDHVVGVDLSNVQIDLANASASGPNISYAVGNAATLNSWESNSFDKISLYFSFQYLDRYALGFASIESMARLLKPGGCMFIGDVPDSTLIRAYYPKRSQVWKHRIKRALGKNDMGKFWSEGEIRRICRQLGLKYERLIEPQDLPYAHYRVDYRIFKPN, encoded by the coding sequence ATGGATTGGAAGTCTTTTTGGAACCAAGTCGCCGAAAGCAGTCAAGACCCCAACAGTCAGGTCGCTCGGATCGGAGGTCATGGAAGCAACCAATCCGGAATGCTCGATCGAATCGTCGAGCATATTTCAGAGGGATTGGATTTGCAGCCATCTGATCGCCTGATGGATGTATGCTGTGGCAATGGGGCATTGACCTCCCGGCTGGCAAAACGCTGCGATCATGTAGTGGGGGTAGACTTGTCGAATGTCCAAATTGACTTGGCCAATGCTTCAGCTTCAGGTCCCAATATCAGCTATGCAGTGGGAAATGCGGCTACGCTAAACAGCTGGGAATCCAATTCTTTCGATAAGATTTCCCTGTATTTCTCTTTCCAATATTTGGATCGCTATGCACTCGGATTTGCTAGCATTGAATCCATGGCAAGGTTGCTGAAACCCGGAGGCTGCATGTTCATCGGGGATGTACCCGACTCTACGCTCATTCGTGCCTATTACCCCAAAAGGTCGCAGGTCTGGAAGCACCGCATCAAAAGGGCCCTTGGTAAAAACGACATGGGGAAATTCTGGAGTGAAGGGGAAATTCGAAGAATTTGCCGGCAGTTAGGATTGAAGTACGAACGACTAATCGAGCCCCAAGATCTTCCCTATGCCCATTACAGGGTTGATTACAGAATATTCAAACCGAATTAG
- a CDS encoding TatD family hydrolase, producing MHKIIDTHSHLYSNKFDQDLDAVIQRAKEVLHAIVLPNIDDTSIPGMHALMERDPEFFFPAMGLHPCHVEPHFEDQLAVLHQYLQDFPDRYCAIGETGLDLYWDKTTLERQQAALNIQMEWAAQYQLPIILHARDAIDEVLDAIESFGPDKLTGVVHCFDGNIEQSQRIQAFGTFKMGIGGIVTYRKDVQAMVQSTPLDFLILETDSPYLPPVPHRKDKPRRNESSYTKYVAEKIAELHGVSQATVAEVTNLSARSLFPKLKVTTPTE from the coding sequence ATGCACAAAATCATCGATACACATTCCCACCTCTACAGCAACAAGTTCGACCAGGATCTTGATGCGGTCATTCAGCGAGCCAAGGAGGTTCTTCATGCCATCGTCCTTCCCAATATCGACGATACAAGCATCCCCGGCATGCATGCGCTGATGGAGCGTGATCCGGAATTCTTTTTTCCAGCCATGGGACTTCACCCGTGCCATGTAGAGCCTCACTTCGAGGATCAGTTGGCTGTGCTTCACCAATACCTCCAAGACTTCCCTGATAGATATTGCGCCATTGGCGAAACGGGCCTGGACCTTTATTGGGACAAAACCACCTTAGAACGCCAACAAGCGGCACTGAACATCCAGATGGAATGGGCCGCCCAATATCAGCTTCCTATCATCCTGCATGCACGGGATGCAATCGATGAAGTATTGGACGCAATCGAATCCTTTGGGCCCGACAAACTGACTGGCGTTGTCCATTGCTTCGATGGAAATATTGAGCAATCTCAGCGCATTCAGGCGTTTGGTACGTTCAAAATGGGAATCGGGGGGATTGTCACCTATCGGAAGGACGTTCAAGCCATGGTGCAATCAACTCCTTTGGATTTTCTCATTTTGGAGACCGATAGTCCCTATTTGCCTCCTGTCCCCCATCGCAAGGACAAGCCCCGCCGAAACGAAAGTAGCTACACCAAATATGTTGCGGAGAAAATTGCAGAACTCCACGGTGTTTCTCAAGCCACGGTTGCGGAGGTGACCAACCTTTCTGCTCGGTCACTTTTCCCAAAACTGAAGGTGACTACTCCCACCGAATAG